A window from Staphylococcus succinus encodes these proteins:
- a CDS encoding ATP synthase subunit I — protein MKRFNIIFNQYIQYYLYGIIVLVIVFIFTCSPFILGLVIGTIGSLINTFTFEYFLAKAKEKDNIHISTGNVWRYLTVILACCIWVLFKDYINIFGVIVGLLISYVLIIFKPFIQKN, from the coding sequence ATGAAACGTTTCAATATCATTTTTAATCAGTACATACAGTACTATTTATATGGTATCATTGTACTAGTTATTGTGTTTATTTTCACATGCTCGCCATTTATATTAGGTCTTGTTATTGGAACAATAGGTTCACTTATTAACACCTTTACGTTTGAATATTTTTTAGCAAAAGCTAAAGAAAAGGATAACATACATATTTCAACGGGCAACGTGTGGAGATATTTAACGGTGATCCTAGCTTGTTGCATTTGGGTATTATTTAAAGACTATATTAATATTTTTGGTGTAATTGTTGGTTTATTGATTTCATATGTTTTAATTATCTTCAAACCATTTATTCAAAAGAACTAA